Proteins encoded within one genomic window of Chelatococcus sp. HY11:
- a CDS encoding ABC transporter permease — MTSRNFPNLAIMTAVGLVLVWEAGVRALDIPAYLLPSPSAIVGSLATHWAHVAANAIPTTVNMVGGFLLSAVVGIPLAMALAYSALFERAVYPIVVFLQIVPKIAIAPLFIIWFGFGTMPKLLLVFLLTFFPIIVNAVVGFKTVDPGIMEFARATGAKGLRTFMRIQFPSALPSIFTGLKVAAALASTAAVVAEFVSSDNGLGYLIITYNGQLMTAMVFATILVLGVIGLGFYYLIELLEKIVLPWHVARLSHGT; from the coding sequence ATGACAAGCCGGAACTTCCCGAACCTCGCCATCATGACCGCCGTCGGTCTTGTGCTGGTGTGGGAGGCAGGCGTCCGGGCTCTTGATATTCCCGCCTATCTCTTGCCGTCACCCAGCGCAATCGTCGGAAGCCTGGCGACCCATTGGGCGCATGTGGCTGCCAATGCCATTCCGACAACCGTCAACATGGTAGGGGGCTTCCTGTTGAGCGCGGTCGTCGGCATTCCGCTTGCCATGGCGCTGGCCTATTCCGCACTGTTCGAGCGCGCCGTTTATCCAATCGTCGTTTTTTTGCAGATCGTGCCGAAGATTGCGATCGCGCCCTTGTTCATCATCTGGTTTGGCTTCGGGACGATGCCAAAGCTGCTGCTGGTCTTCCTGCTGACGTTCTTTCCGATTATCGTGAACGCGGTCGTCGGCTTCAAGACGGTCGATCCCGGCATCATGGAATTCGCGCGCGCCACTGGTGCCAAGGGTCTGCGAACATTCATGCGGATCCAGTTTCCGAGCGCGCTGCCCTCCATCTTCACAGGTCTCAAGGTCGCCGCCGCGCTGGCCTCGACGGCGGCGGTGGTCGCGGAATTCGTCTCGTCCGACAACGGGCTCGGTTATCTCATCATTACTTACAATGGCCAGTTGATGACGGCGATGGTCTTCGCCACGATCCTTGTCCTCGGTGTCATAGGGCTCGGATTTTACTATCTCATCGAACTGCTTGAAAAAATTGTTCTTCCTTGGCACGTCGCGAGACTGAGCCACGGCACATAG